A single genomic interval of Thermus filiformis harbors:
- a CDS encoding type II toxin-antitoxin system death-on-curing family toxin: MSAPRLYYRHGGHKFLTPQALLEAHEEILRRTGGVPGLRDRNLLESAAYAPRTGFYPTFFSQVAALGYRLTRGHPFVDGNKRTALHAMAWTLGANGYPVRLEPLASVTVMVLVATGHLSVFGLRLALLLWCGLDPADEEA, translated from the coding sequence GTGTCGGCCCCAAGGCTCTACTACCGACACGGCGGGCACAAGTTTTTGACCCCCCAAGCCCTCCTGGAGGCGCACGAGGAGATTCTGCGGCGCACGGGCGGTGTCCCCGGCCTTAGGGACAGAAACCTTTTGGAAAGCGCCGCCTATGCTCCCCGCACCGGCTTCTACCCCACCTTCTTCTCCCAGGTGGCCGCCCTGGGGTATCGTCTGACGCGGGGCCACCCCTTCGTGGACGGCAACAAGCGCACCGCCCTGCACGCCATGGCCTGGACCCTGGGAGCGAACGGCTACCCGGTCCGGCTGGAGCCGTTGGCCAGCGTCACGGTGATGGTGCTGGTGGCCACGGGTCACCTCTCCGTCTTTGGGCTAAGGCTCGCCCTCCTCCTGTGGTGTGGGCTGGACCCAGCGGACGAAGAGGCCTAA
- the secD gene encoding protein translocase subunit SecD, whose product MQGRWTGVLLLLVFLAAVMFLWKPWAKDEPRIRLGLDLKGGLRIVLEADVENPTPDDLEKARTVLENRINALGVAEPLIQVQGQKRIVVELPGLSQADQEKALKLIGQRAVLEFRILKEGATGTTVSQINQALRENPRLKREELEKDLIKPEDLGPALLTGADLADARAVFDQFGRPQVSLTFTPEGAKKFEEVTRQNVGKRLAIVLDGKVYTAPVIRQAITGGQAVIEGLSSVEEASEIALVLRSGSLPVALKVVETRAIGPTLGQDAIEAGIRAALIGSLAIFVLIFVYYGFWLGLVASLGLLYTSLIILGLFSGLGATLTLPGIAGLVLTLGAAVDGNVLSFERIKEEIRAGKPFRKSIPEGFRHSTLTILDVNIAHLLAAAALYQYATGPVRGFAVVLAIGVVASVFSNLVFSRYLLERIGERREVKPPMWLVDPRFNFMGIAPVVTTLSLILALLGGGIVLTKGFNYSIDFTGGTALLVRATPETGVDTLRRFLEENGYPAKEAVITEVQAPTASYREYSLKLPPLSEEKRLGLERLLGEKLKASVLQSETVGPAIGSELRRNAVMAVLVGLGLILIYVAFRFDWMFGVASVLAVAHDVAIVAGMYSLLGLEFSIPTIAALLTIVGYSINDSIVVSDRIRENQKLLRGMPYTELVNRSINQTLSRTVMTSLTTLLPILALLFLGGSVLRDFSLAILVGIFVGTYSSIYIVSALVVFWKNRMAERKTA is encoded by the coding sequence ATGCAAGGAAGGTGGACGGGCGTTTTGCTCTTGCTCGTTTTTCTCGCGGCGGTCATGTTCTTGTGGAAGCCCTGGGCCAAGGACGAGCCCAGGATCCGGCTCGGCCTTGATTTGAAGGGGGGGTTGAGGATCGTCCTCGAGGCGGACGTGGAGAACCCCACCCCGGACGACTTGGAAAAGGCCCGCACAGTCCTGGAGAACCGGATCAACGCCCTGGGCGTGGCCGAGCCCCTGATCCAGGTCCAGGGGCAGAAAAGGATCGTGGTGGAGCTTCCCGGCCTCTCCCAGGCCGACCAGGAGAAGGCCCTCAAGCTCATCGGGCAGAGGGCGGTCCTGGAGTTCCGCATCCTGAAGGAGGGGGCCACGGGGACCACCGTCTCCCAGATCAACCAGGCCCTCCGGGAAAACCCCAGGCTCAAGCGGGAGGAGTTGGAGAAGGACCTGATCAAGCCCGAGGATCTGGGGCCGGCCCTCCTCACCGGGGCCGACCTGGCGGACGCCCGGGCGGTGTTTGACCAGTTCGGCCGCCCCCAGGTCTCCCTCACCTTCACCCCGGAAGGGGCGAAGAAGTTTGAGGAGGTCACGCGCCAGAACGTGGGCAAGCGGCTCGCCATCGTCCTGGACGGGAAGGTCTACACCGCCCCCGTGATCCGGCAGGCCATCACCGGCGGCCAGGCGGTCATAGAGGGCCTCTCCAGCGTGGAGGAGGCCAGCGAGATCGCCCTGGTCCTCCGCTCGGGCTCCCTGCCCGTGGCCCTGAAGGTGGTGGAAACCCGGGCCATCGGCCCCACCCTGGGGCAGGACGCGATTGAGGCGGGCATCCGGGCCGCCCTTATCGGCAGCCTGGCCATCTTCGTCCTCATCTTCGTCTACTACGGCTTCTGGCTGGGCCTGGTGGCCTCCTTGGGCCTCCTGTACACCTCCCTCATCATCCTGGGCCTCTTCTCCGGCCTGGGGGCCACCCTGACCCTGCCCGGCATCGCGGGCCTGGTCCTCACCCTGGGGGCGGCGGTGGACGGGAACGTCCTCTCCTTTGAGCGGATCAAGGAGGAGATCCGGGCCGGCAAGCCTTTTCGCAAGTCCATCCCCGAGGGGTTCCGCCACTCCACCCTCACCATCTTGGACGTGAACATCGCCCACCTCCTGGCGGCGGCGGCCCTCTACCAGTACGCCACCGGGCCGGTGCGGGGCTTCGCCGTGGTCCTGGCCATCGGGGTGGTGGCCAGCGTCTTCTCCAACCTGGTCTTCAGCCGCTACCTGCTGGAGAGAATCGGGGAAAGGCGGGAGGTCAAGCCCCCCATGTGGCTGGTGGACCCCCGGTTCAACTTCATGGGCATCGCCCCGGTGGTCACCACCCTGAGCCTGATCCTGGCCCTTTTGGGCGGGGGCATCGTCCTCACCAAGGGGTTCAACTACAGCATAGACTTCACCGGCGGCACCGCGCTTTTGGTGCGGGCCACCCCTGAGACCGGGGTGGACACCCTAAGGCGGTTCCTGGAGGAAAACGGCTACCCAGCCAAGGAAGCGGTGATCACCGAGGTCCAGGCCCCAACGGCGAGCTACCGGGAGTACAGCCTGAAGCTCCCGCCCCTTTCCGAGGAGAAGCGGCTGGGCCTCGAGCGCCTGCTTGGGGAGAAGCTGAAGGCCAGTGTCCTCCAGTCGGAGACCGTGGGGCCCGCCATCGGCTCGGAGCTGAGGCGGAATGCGGTCATGGCGGTGCTGGTGGGCCTGGGCCTGATCCTCATCTACGTGGCCTTCCGGTTTGACTGGATGTTCGGGGTGGCGAGCGTCTTGGCCGTGGCCCACGACGTGGCCATCGTGGCGGGGATGTACAGCCTTCTGGGCCTGGAGTTCTCCATCCCCACCATCGCCGCCCTCCTCACCATCGTGGGCTACTCCATCAACGACTCCATCGTGGTCTCGGACCGGATCCGGGAGAACCAGAAGCTCCTCCGGGGGATGCCCTACACCGAGCTGGTCAACCGCTCCATCAACCAAACCCTCTCCCGGACGGTGATGACCAGCCTGACCACCCTCCTGCCCATCCTGGCCCTCCTCTTCCTGGGGGGGAGCGTCCTTAGGGACTTCTCCCTGGCCATCCTGGTGGGCATCTTCGTGGGGACCTACAGCTCCATCTACATCGTTTCCGCCCTGGTGGTCTTCTGGAAGAACCGCATGGCAGAGAGGAAGACCGCCTAG
- the infB gene encoding translation initiation factor IF-2: protein MAKIRIYQLAKELGMKNEELLELLDQMGVAYKSHASTLSEEDAEAVRELVREQRGLQEKLAEEERRKSLPKRPPVVVIMGHVDHGKTTLLDYLRKSRIAEKEAGGITQHVGAFEVKTPQGTVVFIDTPGHEAFTTIRQRGARVADIAVIVIAADDGVMPQTEEAIAHAKAAGAKIIFAINKIDLPQADPEKVKRQLMELGFVPEEYGGDAIVVPISAKTGQGVQDLLEMILLLAELEDLRADPNAEPRGVILESKLDKLAGVLVNMLVQEGTFRVGDYVVAGEVYGRIRAMTDSDGNRLQEAGPGKPVQVLGFSELPHAGDTVEWVPDQEAAKEIAEERKEERLRREEEEKSRRPRTMADLLQMLGEKEEKEVNLILRADTQGSLEAIQAILARESTDEVKVHVLLAQVGAPTESDVLLASTANAAILAFGVNPPGSVKKKAEEKGVLLKTFRIIYELIDEVRNMVKGQRAPQYKEEVLGRAEVRAVFRLPTGKQVAGCMVTQGRIPRNAQVRVLRKGQPIWEGRIASLKRFKEDVREVAQGYECGLGLEGFDDFQEGDVVEAFQMVEVPA, encoded by the coding sequence ATGGCAAAAATACGGATCTACCAGCTGGCCAAGGAGCTCGGGATGAAGAACGAGGAGCTCCTCGAGCTCCTGGACCAGATGGGGGTGGCCTACAAGTCCCACGCCTCCACCCTCAGCGAGGAGGACGCGGAGGCGGTGCGGGAGCTCGTCCGGGAACAGCGAGGCCTTCAAGAGAAGCTCGCCGAGGAGGAGCGCCGCAAGTCCCTTCCCAAGCGCCCCCCCGTGGTGGTCATCATGGGCCACGTGGACCACGGGAAGACCACCCTTCTGGACTACCTCCGCAAGAGCCGGATCGCCGAGAAGGAGGCCGGGGGGATCACCCAGCACGTGGGCGCCTTTGAGGTGAAGACCCCCCAGGGGACCGTGGTCTTCATAGACACCCCCGGGCACGAGGCCTTCACCACCATCCGCCAGCGGGGGGCGCGGGTGGCGGACATCGCCGTCATCGTCATCGCCGCGGACGACGGGGTCATGCCCCAGACGGAGGAGGCCATCGCCCACGCCAAGGCGGCGGGGGCGAAGATCATCTTCGCCATCAACAAGATAGACCTCCCCCAGGCCGACCCCGAAAAGGTCAAGCGCCAGCTCATGGAGCTGGGCTTCGTCCCTGAGGAGTACGGCGGGGACGCCATCGTGGTCCCCATCAGCGCCAAGACCGGCCAGGGGGTGCAGGACCTCTTGGAGATGATCCTGCTTCTGGCGGAGCTGGAGGACCTGCGGGCCGACCCGAACGCGGAGCCCCGGGGGGTGATCCTGGAGTCCAAGCTGGACAAGCTGGCGGGAGTCCTGGTGAACATGCTCGTCCAGGAGGGGACCTTCCGGGTGGGGGACTACGTGGTGGCCGGGGAAGTCTACGGCCGCATCCGAGCCATGACCGACTCGGACGGGAACCGCCTCCAGGAGGCGGGGCCGGGCAAGCCCGTCCAGGTCCTGGGCTTCTCCGAGCTCCCCCACGCGGGGGACACGGTGGAGTGGGTCCCCGACCAGGAGGCGGCCAAGGAGATCGCAGAGGAGCGCAAGGAGGAGCGGCTCCGCCGGGAGGAGGAGGAAAAGAGCCGGCGGCCCAGGACCATGGCCGACCTTTTGCAGATGCTAGGGGAAAAGGAAGAGAAGGAGGTGAACCTCATCCTCCGGGCGGACACCCAAGGGAGCCTCGAGGCCATCCAGGCCATCCTGGCCCGGGAGAGCACCGACGAGGTGAAGGTCCACGTCCTCCTGGCCCAGGTGGGCGCCCCCACCGAGTCCGACGTCCTCCTGGCCTCCACGGCGAATGCGGCCATCTTGGCCTTCGGGGTCAACCCGCCCGGCTCGGTGAAGAAGAAGGCCGAGGAGAAGGGGGTCCTCCTCAAGACTTTCCGCATCATCTATGAGCTCATAGACGAGGTGCGGAACATGGTCAAGGGGCAGCGGGCGCCCCAGTACAAGGAGGAGGTCCTGGGCCGGGCCGAAGTGCGGGCCGTCTTCCGCCTCCCCACGGGCAAGCAGGTGGCCGGGTGCATGGTGACCCAGGGCCGCATCCCCAGAAACGCCCAGGTGCGCGTCCTCCGGAAGGGCCAGCCCATCTGGGAAGGGCGGATCGCCAGCCTCAAGCGCTTCAAGGAGGACGTGCGGGAGGTGGCCCAGGGGTACGAGTGCGGGCTCGGCCTCGAGGGGTTTGACGACTTCCAGGAAGGCGACGTGGTGGAAGCCTTCCAGATGGTTGAGGTCCCCGCCTGA
- a CDS encoding YlxR family protein, producing the protein MSKHVPERMCVACRRRRPKGELLRLLLTTAGVEIDPTGKKPGRGAYVCKDSPECWEEKKLRRFAKGQAKALSEALRAFFA; encoded by the coding sequence ATGAGTAAGCATGTCCCGGAGCGCATGTGCGTGGCCTGCCGCAGGCGGAGGCCCAAGGGGGAGCTTCTGCGCCTCCTCCTGACCACGGCCGGGGTGGAGATAGACCCCACGGGCAAGAAGCCCGGCCGGGGGGCCTACGTGTGCAAGGACTCCCCCGAGTGCTGGGAGGAGAAGAAGCTCCGCCGCTTCGCCAAGGGCCAGGCCAAGGCGCTTTCCGAGGCGCTCAGGGCGTTTTTCGCGTAA
- the nusA gene encoding transcription termination factor NusA: MNREFVEAMQQVALERGVSTEELLAAFEDALKKAYLLREKKLSKEDIEAGKGPQVEVYLDPQTGQIEMVEVKRVVEKVTDPDKEIALSEALQYDPEVQVGEEMEFPIDPQEFSRIAIQNLRQVLTQRLKEAERNRIYNEYKDKEGQVLTGQVTRVDNKGNVFVELGRGEAYLPRSEQIPTEKYHPGQRIKVYLKKVDKSAKGPSLLVSRAHEELLKHLLKQEVPEIAEGIVEIKAVAREPGRRSKVAVTSHNPNVDPIGACIGHKGQRIQAVSAELGREKVDIILWAKDPKEFIRNALSPAQVGSIEVDLEKKKAKVRVSKDQHSLAIGTGGQNVRLASKLTGFDIEFEEAEVSDLDEAIRKAALEEEEAKKKEMAEAFERLFKDE; this comes from the coding sequence ATGAACCGGGAGTTTGTGGAAGCGATGCAGCAGGTGGCCCTGGAACGGGGCGTGAGCACGGAGGAGCTTCTCGCCGCCTTTGAGGACGCCCTGAAGAAGGCGTACCTCCTGAGGGAGAAGAAGCTCAGCAAGGAAGACATCGAGGCGGGCAAGGGCCCCCAGGTGGAGGTCTACCTGGACCCCCAGACGGGCCAGATTGAGATGGTGGAGGTCAAGCGGGTGGTGGAGAAGGTGACGGACCCCGACAAGGAGATCGCCCTCTCCGAAGCCCTCCAGTACGACCCGGAGGTCCAGGTGGGGGAGGAGATGGAGTTCCCCATTGACCCCCAGGAGTTCTCCCGCATCGCCATCCAGAACCTCCGCCAGGTCCTGACCCAGCGCCTCAAGGAGGCGGAACGGAACCGGATCTACAACGAGTACAAGGACAAGGAGGGGCAGGTCCTCACCGGCCAGGTCACCCGGGTGGACAACAAGGGCAACGTCTTCGTGGAGCTGGGCCGGGGAGAGGCCTACCTGCCCCGGAGCGAACAGATCCCCACGGAGAAGTACCACCCCGGCCAGCGGATCAAGGTCTACCTGAAGAAGGTGGACAAGTCGGCCAAGGGGCCCTCCCTCCTGGTCTCCCGGGCCCACGAGGAGCTCCTGAAGCACCTGCTCAAGCAGGAGGTGCCGGAGATCGCCGAGGGCATCGTGGAGATCAAGGCCGTGGCCCGCGAACCCGGCCGCCGGAGCAAGGTGGCGGTGACGAGCCACAACCCCAACGTGGACCCCATCGGCGCCTGCATCGGGCACAAGGGGCAGCGCATCCAGGCGGTCTCCGCCGAGCTGGGCCGGGAAAAGGTGGACATCATCCTCTGGGCCAAGGACCCCAAGGAGTTCATCCGCAACGCCCTTTCCCCCGCCCAGGTGGGCTCCATAGAGGTGGACCTGGAGAAGAAGAAGGCCAAGGTCCGGGTCTCCAAGGACCAGCACTCCCTGGCCATCGGCACGGGGGGGCAGAACGTCCGGCTGGCCTCCAAGCTCACCGGGTTTGACATAGAGTTTGAGGAGGCGGAGGTCTCCGACCTGGACGAGGCCATCCGGAAGGCCGCCCTGGAGGAGGAGGAGGCCAAGAAGAAGGAAATGGCCGAGGCCTTTGAACGGCTTTTCAAGGATGAGTAA
- the rimP gene encoding ribosome maturation factor RimP: MDLEALVQDAVRPLGLVVLEVSLGRGEFLVRLEREDEAPITLKDLEAASRAIERVLDEKDPIPGSYRLLVESPGPRRPLLTRRHFERFQGLKAKVVGEESFTGRILRVEENHVVFQVGKEEKRLELGTFKANLAEWPETPR, from the coding sequence ATGGATCTGGAAGCCCTGGTACAGGACGCGGTGCGCCCCTTGGGCCTGGTGGTTTTGGAGGTAAGCCTGGGCCGGGGGGAGTTCCTCGTCCGCCTCGAGCGGGAGGACGAGGCCCCCATCACCCTCAAGGACCTCGAGGCGGCGAGCCGGGCCATTGAGCGGGTCCTGGACGAAAAGGACCCCATCCCGGGGAGCTACCGCCTTCTGGTGGAGTCCCCAGGGCCCAGGCGCCCCCTCCTCACCCGGCGGCACTTTGAGCGGTTCCAAGGCCTGAAGGCCAAGGTGGTGGGCGAGGAGAGCTTCACCGGGAGGATCCTCCGGGTGGAAGAGAACCACGTGGTCTTTCAGGTGGGCAAGGAGGAGAAGAGGCTGGAGCTGGGCACCTTCAAGGCGAACCTCGCCGAGTGGCCCGAAACACCGAGGTGA
- the ribD gene encoding bifunctional diaminohydroxyphosphoribosylaminopyrimidine deaminase/5-amino-6-(5-phosphoribosylamino)uracil reductase RibD: protein MRELDERFLRRALQLAERARGHTSPNPLVGAVVVRDGRVVGEGYHPKAGEPHAEVFALRQAGPLARGATAYVTLEPCDHFGRTPPCSLALLEAGVARVVVAARDVNPVAQGGLERLRRAGVAVEEGLLAEEAEAQNEAFFTAQRRGRPFVLLKAALTLDGKVAVPSGDARWVSSEPSRRVAQAYRQWLPAVGVGVGTILQDDPLLTVRDPDFRPFPQMLEPPPLRDPWKVVLDTEARTPPTARLFQEGPRGEPARVWVLAGKGAPKERLSALERRGARVSELPREGGRVSLEAALALLWEEGIDGLLLEGGPRLAGAFWERGLVDKVAFFLAPKLLGEGRGVLEGVSVERMAEARRLRLVRREWLGEDLWLEGYPEG, encoded by the coding sequence TTGCGGGAACTGGACGAGCGCTTTCTCCGTAGAGCCTTGCAGCTGGCCGAGCGGGCCCGCGGCCACACCTCCCCCAACCCCTTGGTGGGGGCGGTGGTGGTGAGGGACGGTCGGGTGGTGGGGGAGGGGTACCACCCCAAGGCCGGAGAGCCCCACGCCGAGGTCTTCGCCCTGCGCCAGGCGGGGCCCCTGGCCCGGGGGGCCACGGCCTACGTGACCCTCGAGCCCTGCGACCACTTCGGCCGCACCCCTCCTTGCTCCTTGGCCCTCCTGGAGGCCGGGGTGGCCCGGGTGGTGGTGGCGGCCCGGGACGTGAACCCGGTGGCCCAAGGAGGCTTGGAGCGGCTGAGGAGGGCGGGGGTGGCGGTGGAGGAGGGGCTTCTCGCCGAGGAGGCCGAGGCCCAGAACGAGGCCTTCTTCACCGCCCAGAGGAGGGGTCGGCCCTTCGTCCTCCTCAAGGCCGCCCTCACCCTGGACGGGAAGGTGGCCGTCCCTTCGGGGGACGCCCGCTGGGTCTCCTCGGAGCCCAGCCGCCGGGTGGCCCAGGCCTACCGGCAGTGGCTTCCCGCGGTGGGGGTAGGGGTGGGGACGATCCTCCAGGACGACCCCCTTCTCACCGTGCGCGACCCCGACTTCCGCCCCTTTCCCCAGATGCTGGAGCCTCCCCCCCTGCGGGACCCCTGGAAGGTGGTCCTGGACACCGAGGCCCGCACCCCCCCCACGGCCCGCCTCTTCCAGGAGGGCCCCCGGGGGGAGCCGGCCCGGGTCTGGGTCCTCGCGGGGAAGGGGGCGCCCAAGGAGCGGCTTTCCGCTTTGGAAAGGCGGGGGGCGCGGGTTTCGGAGCTCCCCCGGGAAGGGGGGAGGGTGAGCCTCGAGGCCGCTTTGGCCCTCCTCTGGGAGGAGGGGATAGACGGCCTCCTCCTGGAAGGAGGGCCCCGCCTGGCCGGGGCTTTTTGGGAGCGGGGCCTGGTGGACAAGGTGGCCTTCTTCCTGGCCCCCAAGCTTTTGGGGGAGGGGAGGGGGGTTTTGGAGGGGGTTTCGGTGGAGCGGATGGCCGAGGCCCGGAGGCTCCGCCTCGTGCGGCGGGAGTGGCTGGGGGAGGACCTTTGGCTGGAAGGGTATCCGGAGGGGTGA